The following coding sequences are from one Mastomys coucha isolate ucsf_1 unplaced genomic scaffold, UCSF_Mcou_1 pScaffold9, whole genome shotgun sequence window:
- the LOC116084568 gene encoding olfactory receptor 11G2-like, with translation MKALSSPINSSTITGFILLGFPCPREGQILLFVLFFIIYLLTLMGNASIICAVCCDQKLHTPMYLLLANFSFLEIWYVTSTVPNMLANFLSDTKVISFSGCFLQFYFFFSLGSTECFFLAVMAFDRYLAICRPLHYPALMTGRLCNILVISCWVLGFLWFPVPIIIISQMSFCGSRIIDHFLCDPGPLLALTCVRDSLVELTSSTLSSLLLFVPFFFIMGSYALVMRAVLRVPSAAGRRKAFSTCGSHLTVVSLFYGSVMVMYVSPTSEHEAGMQKLVTLFYSVVTPLLNPVIYSLRNKDMKHAMKKLLKI, from the coding sequence ATGAAAGCCCTGAGCAGCCCCATCAACTCCAGCACCATCACTGGATTCATCCTCTTGGGCTTCCCTTGCCCCAGGGAGGGGCAAATTCTCCTCTTTGTGCTCTTCTTCATTATCTACCTCCTTACCCTCATGGGCAATGCTTCCATCATCTGTGCTGTATGCTGTGATCAAAAactccacacacccatgtacctCCTGCTGGCCAACTTCTCCTTCCTGGAGATCTGGTATGTCACCTCCACAGTCCCCAACATGTTGGCCAACTTCCTCTCTGACACCAAGGTCATCTCTTTCTCTGGATGCTTCCTGcagttctatttcttcttctccttgggTTCTACAGAATGCTTTTTCCTGGCAGTCATGGCATTTGATCGCTACCTTGCCATCTGCAGACCTCTACATTATCCTGCTCTCATGACTGGGCGCCTCTGCAACATCCTTGTGATCAGTTGCTGGGTGCTTGGTTTCCTCTGGTTCCCTGTTCCCATAATCATTATCTCCCAGATGTCCTTCTGTGGGTCCAGAATTATAGACCATTTCCTGTGTGACCCAGGCCCTCTGTTGGCCCTCACCTGTGTGAGAGATTCTTTAGTTGAGCTGACTAGCTCTACTTTAAGTTCCCTACTTCTAtttgttccatttttctttatcatGGGGTCTTATGCTCTAGTAATGAGGGCTGTGCTGAGGGTCCCTTCAGCAGCTGGACGAAGAAAGGCCTTCTCCACTTGTGGGTCACACTTGACTGTGGTTTCTCTTTTCTATGGCTCAGTGATGGTCATGTATGTGAGCCCAACATCTGAGCATGAAGCTGGAATGCAGAAGCTTGTGACTCTGTTTTATTCTGTGGTTACTCCACTTCTTAATCCTGTGATATACAGTCTAAGGAACAAAGATATGAAACATGCAATGAAGAaattactgaaaatataa